Proteins from a genomic interval of Nocardioides jishulii:
- a CDS encoding putative F420-0 ABC transporter substrate-binding protein yields MPRPRSGLLALLLTSALLAGCSSDPATDPVAATDDDFPVTVSNCGVDVTVASPPQRIVTIKSTTTELVLALGLGDRLVGTAFLDGPIREDLADAETVAGLERISDEAPSQEAVLEREPDLVFAGWESNLAADTAGERDTLAKLGVASYVAPSACQSAEAPEQMTYDLLFDDFTEAGRLLGASEAAEDLVERQRAALEEVGRVPRGTTAVWWSSGVDTPFVGGGTGAPQMVMERVGLTNVAGDVDKTWTSLGWEAIVDADPDVIVLVDAAWNTAAQKIEDLESNPATAAMTAVREKRYLTIPFPAAEAGIRSVGAAADLVAQAGDLGLVE; encoded by the coding sequence GTGCCCCGCCCCCGTTCCGGGCTCCTTGCCCTTCTCCTGACCAGCGCCCTGCTCGCCGGTTGCTCGTCCGACCCCGCGACCGACCCCGTCGCGGCCACGGACGACGACTTCCCGGTCACCGTCAGCAACTGTGGCGTCGACGTCACCGTTGCCTCGCCACCCCAGCGCATCGTCACCATCAAGTCCACGACGACCGAGCTGGTCCTGGCCCTCGGCCTCGGCGACCGTCTGGTCGGCACCGCCTTCCTCGACGGACCGATCCGCGAGGACCTCGCCGACGCCGAGACCGTGGCCGGGCTGGAGCGGATCTCCGACGAGGCGCCGAGCCAGGAGGCCGTCCTCGAGCGGGAGCCCGACCTGGTCTTCGCCGGGTGGGAGTCCAACCTCGCTGCCGACACCGCCGGCGAGCGCGACACCCTCGCCAAGCTGGGCGTGGCCTCGTACGTTGCCCCCTCGGCCTGCCAGAGCGCCGAGGCGCCCGAGCAGATGACCTACGACCTGCTCTTCGACGACTTCACCGAAGCCGGTCGTCTGCTCGGCGCCAGCGAGGCCGCCGAGGACCTGGTCGAGCGCCAGCGGGCTGCCCTCGAGGAGGTGGGCCGCGTCCCCCGCGGTACCACGGCGGTGTGGTGGTCCTCGGGCGTCGACACCCCCTTCGTGGGTGGCGGCACCGGTGCGCCGCAGATGGTGATGGAGCGGGTCGGCCTCACCAACGTCGCCGGCGACGTCGACAAGACGTGGACCTCGCTGGGCTGGGAGGCGATCGTCGACGCCGACCCCGACGTCATCGTCCTGGTGGACGCGGCCTGGAACACCGCCGCCCAGAAGATCGAGGACCTGGAGTCCAACCCGGCCACCGCGGCGATGACGGCGGTCAGGGAGAAGCGCTACCTGACGATCCCGTTCCCGGCCGCCGAGGCCGGGATCCGTTCCGTCGGCGCGGCCGCCGACCTCGTCGCCCAGGCAGGCGACCTGGGTCTGGTGGAGTGA
- a CDS encoding TIGR03557 family F420-dependent LLM class oxidoreductase, whose protein sequence is MGRVGYVVPVDAVTPRDAVNLARMAEQAGFSGVMASDIFQPWLPSLGQAPNVWPLLGALAEHVTGDFGAGMVAAGGRQHPAAIAQAAATLGSLHPGRHWLSLAGGEALHEHVTGGYWPEAPERIARLFEAVDLIKRLFAGSLAGRDVRYEGERFQLESARLWTMPERAPAVLVATSGPVTARRAGRQADGLLAVAVQPAQAAQVLERFREGAREVGKDASTMPAWLHLNVSWAATDAEAAAGVVERYPMAAMRFARGDLRSPHVVEQIARLVRPEDFPGRLPVSADPAVHLAEIKAYLDLGFDRVFVHHVGVNQVAFLETFGRDVLPYV, encoded by the coding sequence GTGGGTCGCGTGGGTTACGTGGTGCCGGTCGACGCGGTGACTCCGCGCGACGCCGTCAACCTTGCCCGGATGGCCGAGCAGGCCGGCTTCTCCGGCGTGATGGCTTCCGACATCTTCCAGCCGTGGCTGCCGAGCCTGGGGCAGGCCCCGAACGTCTGGCCGCTGCTCGGTGCGTTGGCCGAGCACGTCACGGGTGACTTCGGCGCCGGCATGGTGGCCGCCGGCGGGCGCCAGCACCCCGCTGCGATCGCCCAGGCTGCCGCCACGCTGGGCTCCCTGCACCCCGGGCGCCACTGGCTCTCGTTGGCTGGGGGTGAGGCGCTGCACGAGCACGTGACCGGTGGCTACTGGCCGGAGGCGCCCGAGCGGATCGCCCGGCTCTTCGAGGCGGTTGACCTGATCAAGCGGCTCTTCGCCGGGTCGCTCGCGGGGCGCGACGTCCGCTACGAGGGCGAGCGGTTCCAGCTGGAGTCGGCCCGCCTGTGGACCATGCCCGAGCGGGCTCCTGCCGTGCTGGTCGCCACCTCCGGCCCGGTCACCGCGCGCCGTGCCGGACGCCAGGCCGACGGCCTGCTGGCCGTCGCCGTGCAGCCCGCGCAGGCCGCGCAGGTGCTCGAGCGGTTCCGCGAGGGTGCCCGCGAGGTCGGCAAGGACGCCTCCACCATGCCGGCCTGGCTCCACCTCAACGTGAGCTGGGCGGCCACCGACGCCGAGGCTGCGGCTGGCGTCGTCGAGCGCTACCCGATGGCGGCCATGCGCTTCGCCCGCGGTGACCTGCGCTCCCCGCACGTGGTCGAGCAGATCGCCCGGCTCGTCCGCCCCGAGGACTTCCCGGGCCGGCTCCCCGTGAGCGCCGACCCGGCCGTCCACCTCGCCGAGATCAAGGCCTACCTCGACCTCGGCTTCGACCGGGTCTTCGTGCACCACGTCGGCGTCAACCAGGTGGCGTTCCTGGAGACGTTCGGGCGCGACGTGCTGCCCTACGTCTGA
- a CDS encoding glucosyl-3-phosphoglycerate synthase, with protein sequence MSEPGVVEGWDARTYAWRDWSLDDLRAAKGRTTVSLVVPARNEEATVGAVVARCREVLLETADLVDEIVVIDSDSTDGTYAVAADAGATVHRAAEIRPDLGSHRGKGEAMWKSQFVTRGDLTVFMDADLLDWDTHFVPGLLGPLLTDPQVQLVKGFYERPGAEGPYEGGRVTELVARPLVALLFPPLAGLVQPLAGEWAVRREHFARLSVPTGYAVELAALVDTWRTRGVDAIAQVDLGRRSHSHQPLLDLGAMATQILTAAWARSTHSHHADAVALTQFLPGADGVAAHVVEVPVVERPPAAGCP encoded by the coding sequence GTGAGCGAGCCGGGCGTCGTCGAGGGGTGGGACGCACGGACGTACGCCTGGCGCGACTGGTCGCTCGACGACCTGCGGGCCGCGAAGGGGCGTACGACGGTCAGCCTGGTGGTGCCGGCCCGCAACGAGGAGGCCACCGTCGGAGCCGTGGTCGCCCGGTGCCGCGAGGTGCTGCTGGAGACGGCGGACCTGGTCGACGAGATCGTGGTCATCGACTCCGACTCCACCGACGGCACCTACGCGGTCGCGGCCGACGCGGGCGCCACCGTGCACCGGGCCGCCGAGATCCGCCCCGACCTGGGCAGCCACCGCGGCAAGGGCGAGGCGATGTGGAAGTCGCAGTTCGTCACGCGCGGCGACCTGACCGTCTTCATGGACGCCGACCTGCTCGACTGGGACACGCACTTCGTGCCCGGCCTGCTCGGCCCGTTGCTCACCGACCCGCAGGTGCAGCTGGTCAAGGGGTTCTACGAGCGCCCCGGTGCCGAGGGGCCGTACGAGGGCGGCCGCGTCACCGAGCTGGTCGCGCGCCCGCTGGTCGCCCTGCTCTTCCCGCCGTTGGCGGGCCTCGTCCAGCCGCTGGCGGGGGAGTGGGCCGTGCGCCGCGAGCACTTCGCACGGCTCTCGGTGCCCACCGGGTACGCGGTGGAGCTCGCCGCCCTCGTCGACACCTGGCGTACGCGTGGGGTCGACGCGATCGCGCAGGTCGACCTCGGTCGCCGCAGCCACAGCCACCAGCCGCTGCTCGACCTCGGTGCGATGGCCACCCAGATCCTCACGGCGGCCTGGGCGCGCTCGACGCACAGCCACCACGCCGACGCGGTGGCCCTGACGCAGTTCCTCCCCGGTGCCGACGGGGTCGCTGCCCACGTGGTCGAGGTGCCCGTGGTCGAGCGACCTCCCGCCGCGGGCTGTCCGTAG
- the folP gene encoding dihydropteroate synthase, with amino-acid sequence MSLRLRDHVFADDQPLMMAIVNRTPDSFYDKGATWAEDAAFDRVALVVEQGAEIVDIGGIKAAPGEEIGVAEEKARVVDFVARVRETHPGLVISVDTWRAEVADAVCAAGADVINDAWGGADPELVDVAAKHGAAIICTHTGGVRVRTRPHRIEYEDVVASAVADTTAYAERALAAGVDRESIVIDPAHDFGKNTFHSLEVTRRLGEMVDTGWPVLVSLSNKDFVGETLDKPVGERLTGTLAATSVCALAGARIYRVHEVVATRETVDMVWSIAGRRRPARAIRGLA; translated from the coding sequence GTGAGCCTGAGACTGCGTGATCACGTCTTCGCCGACGACCAGCCGCTGATGATGGCGATCGTCAACCGCACACCGGACTCGTTCTACGACAAGGGTGCGACGTGGGCCGAGGACGCCGCCTTCGACCGGGTCGCGCTGGTCGTGGAGCAGGGCGCCGAGATCGTCGACATCGGCGGCATCAAGGCCGCCCCCGGTGAGGAGATCGGCGTCGCCGAGGAGAAGGCCCGGGTCGTCGACTTCGTCGCCCGGGTGCGGGAGACCCACCCCGGCCTGGTCATCTCCGTCGACACCTGGCGCGCCGAGGTGGCCGACGCCGTCTGCGCTGCTGGCGCCGACGTCATCAACGACGCCTGGGGCGGGGCAGACCCCGAGCTGGTCGACGTGGCTGCGAAGCACGGTGCCGCGATCATCTGCACCCACACCGGCGGCGTACGGGTGCGGACCCGACCGCACCGCATCGAGTACGAGGACGTGGTCGCCTCCGCCGTCGCCGACACCACGGCGTACGCCGAGCGCGCGCTCGCCGCGGGGGTCGACCGCGAGTCGATCGTCATCGACCCCGCCCACGACTTCGGCAAGAACACCTTCCACTCCCTGGAGGTCACCCGGCGCCTGGGCGAGATGGTCGACACCGGCTGGCCCGTGCTGGTCTCGCTCAGCAACAAGGACTTCGTCGGTGAGACGCTCGACAAGCCGGTCGGCGAGCGGCTGACCGGGACCCTGGCGGCCACCAGCGTCTGCGCGCTGGCCGGCGCGCGGATCTACCGGGTGCACGAAGTGGTCGCCACCCGTGAGACGGTGGACATGGTGTGGAGCATCGCCGGACGCAGGCGTCCGGCACGAGCGATCCGGGGGCTGGCATGA
- a CDS encoding putative F420-0 ABC transporter permease subunit, whose protein sequence is MPLLSPAPSRASSPPVVRRTDHDDARFWVLWVPLLLGALLASVAVAVTIGAADLTVAEVWQVVGAKVGLVDSDVSLIRTGIVWELRLPRVLTAAAVGGGLALAGAVMQALTRNPLADPYLLGLSSGASTGAVLVLLLGVAAALPVAAFAGALAALVVTLLLARSLGEITPSRTVLAGLAVSSFAGALTSLLIFWNARGDSFRQVLNWILGSLAGADWGAVALTWTVLVVVGLPLARHGRVLDAFAFGDTAAAALGVDVGRTRWVLLVATALLTGAMVAVSGSIGFVGLVLPNAVRLVVGFDHRRLLPLSVLCGAIFMVWVDTAARTLFDPREIPVGIITVLVGAPVFVLVLLRHRGRA, encoded by the coding sequence ATGCCCCTGCTGAGCCCCGCTCCCTCACGGGCGTCATCCCCTCCGGTCGTCCGCAGGACCGACCACGATGACGCCCGCTTCTGGGTGCTGTGGGTGCCGCTGCTGCTGGGGGCGCTGCTCGCCTCGGTCGCGGTGGCGGTGACCATCGGCGCCGCCGACCTCACGGTCGCCGAGGTGTGGCAGGTCGTCGGGGCCAAGGTCGGGCTCGTCGACTCCGACGTCAGCCTGATCCGCACCGGCATCGTGTGGGAGCTGCGCCTGCCGCGGGTGCTCACCGCCGCTGCGGTCGGCGGGGGCCTGGCCCTGGCCGGCGCGGTCATGCAGGCGCTGACCCGCAACCCGCTCGCCGACCCCTACCTGCTGGGCCTCTCCTCGGGCGCCTCGACCGGCGCGGTGCTGGTCCTGCTGCTCGGGGTCGCCGCTGCGCTGCCGGTCGCGGCCTTCGCAGGCGCCCTGGCCGCGCTGGTGGTGACCCTGCTGCTCGCCCGCAGCCTCGGCGAGATCACCCCGAGCCGCACCGTGCTGGCCGGACTGGCGGTCTCGTCGTTCGCCGGTGCCCTCACCTCCCTGCTGATCTTCTGGAACGCGCGCGGAGACTCCTTCCGCCAGGTCCTCAACTGGATCCTCGGCTCGCTCGCCGGCGCCGACTGGGGTGCGGTCGCGCTGACCTGGACCGTGCTCGTGGTCGTCGGCCTCCCGCTGGCCCGGCACGGTCGCGTCCTGGACGCCTTCGCCTTCGGCGACACCGCGGCCGCCGCGCTCGGGGTCGACGTCGGGCGTACGCGCTGGGTGCTGCTGGTCGCCACCGCCCTGCTCACCGGCGCGATGGTGGCGGTGAGTGGCTCGATCGGCTTCGTCGGCCTGGTCCTCCCCAACGCCGTGCGCCTGGTCGTCGGCTTCGACCACCGCCGGCTGCTGCCGCTCTCGGTGCTCTGCGGCGCGATCTTCATGGTCTGGGTCGACACCGCCGCCCGCACGCTCTTCGACCCGCGCGAGATCCCGGTCGGCATCATCACCGTGCTTGTCGGGGCTCCCGTCTTCGTGCTGGTCCTGCTGCGCCACCGGGGCCGGGCATGA
- a CDS encoding dihydrofolate reductase family protein → MAVRVLMSNNVAAGPDEIDDQALARAYDAPTAADGLWVRVNMVSSVDGSAQGEDGVTATINNAPDKRVFHALRSYADVVVVGAGTARAENYGPAGKPLVVVSRKGEINERLLEAPRGEVILATVGHAPGLPAAREALGDENVMILGSYAMDFGALRRELGARGWTHVLGEGGPHVLHDLLTVGVVDELCLTIVPRIVGGDHLRIVQGHQPLDVALDPVLLLEEEGTLIGRWLVKG, encoded by the coding sequence GTGGCAGTGCGCGTCCTGATGAGCAACAACGTCGCGGCAGGTCCCGACGAGATCGACGACCAGGCGCTGGCTCGCGCCTACGACGCGCCGACCGCCGCCGACGGCCTGTGGGTGCGCGTCAACATGGTCTCCAGCGTCGACGGCTCGGCGCAGGGAGAGGACGGCGTCACCGCCACCATCAACAACGCCCCCGACAAGCGGGTCTTCCATGCCCTGCGTTCGTACGCCGACGTGGTCGTCGTGGGGGCCGGCACCGCCCGCGCCGAGAACTACGGTCCGGCCGGCAAGCCGTTGGTCGTGGTCTCGCGCAAGGGCGAGATCAACGAACGACTGCTGGAGGCGCCGCGGGGTGAGGTCATCCTCGCCACCGTCGGGCACGCCCCTGGCCTTCCGGCCGCCCGTGAGGCGCTGGGCGACGAGAACGTGATGATCCTCGGCAGCTATGCGATGGACTTCGGCGCGCTGCGACGAGAGCTTGGCGCGCGCGGGTGGACCCACGTCCTCGGTGAGGGTGGTCCACACGTGCTGCACGACCTGCTCACCGTCGGGGTCGTGGACGAGCTCTGCCTCACGATCGTGCCCCGCATCGTCGGTGGCGACCACCTCCGCATCGTCCAGGGGCACCAGCCGCTCGACGTCGCCCTCGACCCCGTGCTGCTCCTCGAGGAGGAAGGCACCCTGATCGGGCGCTGGCTCGTCAAGGGCTGA
- a CDS encoding ABC transporter ATP-binding protein: MSRELSVSGLSRRVGDAVLLDDAAFTVPAGQVVALVGPNGAGKSSLLRAMTGVADRGAATGSVVLAGVDLLGLKRRERARRMALVEQELRAEFSLTVRQVVGLGRIPHESGWAVASADPGLVDAAMARAGVADWGDRLLSSLSGGEQQRVQLARALAQEPELLLLDEPTNHLDVRAQMDTLGLLREVAATGVSVVAALHDLNLAAAYCDHVVVLAGGRVRAVGDVRRVLTAELVEETYGVGADVMTHPRTGRPLIAFSPSGATTPRAQGSQASSPA, from the coding sequence ATGAGCCGCGAGCTCAGCGTCTCCGGGCTCTCGCGCCGCGTCGGTGACGCGGTGCTGCTCGACGACGCCGCCTTCACCGTGCCGGCCGGCCAGGTCGTGGCGCTCGTCGGACCCAACGGTGCCGGCAAGTCGAGCCTGCTGCGCGCCATGACCGGGGTCGCTGACCGCGGGGCCGCCACCGGGTCGGTCGTGCTCGCCGGGGTCGACCTGCTGGGGCTGAAGCGCCGCGAACGCGCCCGGCGGATGGCGCTGGTCGAGCAGGAGCTGCGCGCCGAGTTCAGCCTGACCGTGCGCCAGGTCGTCGGCCTGGGACGGATCCCGCACGAGTCCGGCTGGGCCGTCGCCTCGGCCGACCCCGGGCTGGTCGACGCGGCCATGGCGCGTGCCGGCGTGGCCGACTGGGGCGACCGCCTGCTCTCCAGCCTCTCGGGCGGTGAGCAGCAACGCGTCCAGCTGGCGCGGGCCCTGGCCCAGGAGCCGGAGCTGCTGCTGCTCGACGAGCCGACCAACCACCTCGACGTGCGCGCCCAGATGGACACCCTCGGCCTGTTGCGCGAGGTGGCCGCGACGGGGGTGAGCGTCGTCGCTGCGCTGCACGACCTCAACCTCGCCGCTGCCTACTGCGACCACGTCGTGGTGCTGGCCGGCGGCCGGGTGCGCGCGGTGGGCGACGTACGTCGGGTGCTGACCGCCGAGCTGGTCGAGGAGACGTACGGCGTCGGGGCCGACGTGATGACGCACCCCCGGACCGGTCGCCCCCTGATCGCCTTCTCGCCCTCGGGCGCCACCACGCCCCGGGCGCAGGGGAGTCAGGCCAGCTCGCCCGCGTGA